The Congregibacter litoralis KT71 genome contains a region encoding:
- a CDS encoding helix-turn-helix domain-containing protein, protein MTNDSKKAFSEAGDKMATFASARSSLLDTLIKGAGKVAGGTLDLAVDVATMSAMFGDSWVRDLLLNGASPERLEAMAEAGHFLRDARETAGLTISELSDRLDLKDDAVLADVERGESILPLEVMLRTASLLARHDPVPFFIKFLRSYNPQLEATLEQWGVMALPRNFERERRFVNLYRQHDFLRDLSDEGYQRFIEYMDSSTRLVVDVMEREAEANRPKAAGATAKGRTKTTSKPKSRRPKTKSGPTAKKTAAPMTPSATTAKPVREPEPEPEPEPKPKPKPKPVVRKVKPRNSDR, encoded by the coding sequence GTGACAAACGACTCGAAAAAGGCATTCTCCGAAGCCGGCGACAAGATGGCGACCTTTGCATCCGCGCGATCCTCTCTCCTGGATACGCTGATCAAAGGCGCCGGTAAAGTGGCCGGTGGCACCCTGGATCTTGCTGTGGATGTGGCCACCATGAGCGCCATGTTCGGAGACTCCTGGGTGCGGGATCTGCTCTTGAATGGGGCGTCACCCGAGCGCCTGGAGGCGATGGCGGAGGCGGGGCACTTTCTCCGCGATGCCCGGGAGACAGCGGGCCTCACTATCAGCGAGTTGTCGGATCGTCTCGATCTGAAGGACGATGCGGTTCTTGCCGACGTAGAGCGTGGTGAATCCATTCTGCCCCTGGAGGTCATGCTGCGCACGGCATCATTGCTCGCCCGGCACGATCCCGTCCCCTTTTTTATCAAGTTCCTGCGAAGTTATAACCCGCAGCTGGAAGCGACCCTGGAACAGTGGGGAGTGATGGCACTACCGCGCAACTTTGAGCGGGAGCGTCGCTTCGTGAATCTGTACCGCCAGCATGATTTTCTCCGGGATCTCAGCGATGAGGGCTATCAGCGGTTTATTGAATACATGGACTCCTCAACCCGGCTGGTGGTGGATGTCATGGAGCGGGAGGCCGAAGCCAATAGGCCCAAAGCTGCGGGAGCTACGGCTAAAGGCCGGACAAAAACCACGTCAAAGCCGAAATCCCGGCGCCCAAAAACGAAGTCAGGTCCCACGGCGAAAAAAACCGCGGCCCCCATGACTCCCAGCGCGACGACAGCCAAACCAGTCCGTGAGCCAGAGCCAGAGCCAGAGCCAGAACCAAAGCCAAAGCCAAAGCCAAAGCCGGTAGTGCGTAAAGTGAAGCCCCGAAACAGTGATCGCTGA
- a CDS encoding aminotransferase class V-fold PLP-dependent enzyme — MGPGPSDVSPRVLASLARPTIGHLDPLFVSLMDEIKGLLQYAFQTSNELTLPISAPGSAGMEACFVNLLSCGDTAIVCQNGVFGGRMRENVERCGATAVMVEDDWGAPVDPHKVAEALKNHPEASVLAFVHAETSTGTRSDAETLCKLAREHGVLVIMDTVTSLGGIELKVDAWGADAVYSGSQKCLSCVPGISPVTFSPRAVERIQARAHKVQSWFLDMQLVMGYWGGDSKRAYHHTAPVNALYALHETLVILQEEGLDNAISRHQRNHKALVAGLEAMGLSMAVEEAWRLPQLNSVCIPDGVDDARVRGRLLRDFDLEIGAGLGALAGKTWRIGLMGHASRQRNVILCLNALETALKAEGYALDSGAAVEAASDYYQSLTGS, encoded by the coding sequence ATGGGACCCGGTCCGTCGGATGTGTCACCCCGCGTGCTGGCTTCCCTGGCTCGACCCACCATCGGCCACCTGGACCCCCTGTTTGTCTCTCTCATGGACGAGATCAAAGGCCTGCTTCAGTATGCTTTCCAGACCAGCAATGAGCTTACCCTGCCCATTTCTGCACCCGGCTCGGCGGGCATGGAAGCCTGCTTTGTCAACTTACTGTCCTGCGGTGATACGGCGATCGTTTGTCAGAACGGTGTATTTGGCGGGCGTATGCGCGAGAACGTCGAGCGCTGCGGGGCCACCGCGGTCATGGTTGAAGACGACTGGGGCGCGCCGGTGGATCCCCACAAGGTCGCTGAGGCCCTCAAAAATCATCCCGAGGCATCGGTGCTGGCCTTTGTTCACGCCGAGACCTCTACGGGAACACGCAGTGACGCCGAAACCCTGTGCAAACTCGCGCGGGAGCACGGGGTACTGGTGATCATGGATACCGTGACATCCCTGGGCGGCATCGAACTAAAAGTGGATGCCTGGGGCGCGGACGCTGTCTACTCCGGGTCGCAAAAATGCCTGTCCTGCGTGCCGGGTATTTCCCCCGTGACCTTCAGTCCCCGCGCCGTAGAGCGCATCCAGGCGCGGGCTCACAAGGTCCAGAGCTGGTTCCTGGATATGCAGCTGGTGATGGGGTATTGGGGCGGCGACAGCAAACGTGCCTATCACCACACCGCGCCCGTCAATGCACTCTACGCGCTTCACGAAACCCTGGTGATTCTGCAGGAAGAAGGATTGGATAACGCCATCAGCAGACACCAGCGAAACCATAAGGCGCTGGTGGCTGGGCTTGAGGCTATGGGTTTGTCCATGGCCGTGGAAGAAGCCTGGCGTCTTCCGCAACTCAACTCCGTCTGTATTCCTGATGGTGTTGATGATGCCCGTGTACGTGGCCGGCTCCTTCGCGACTTTGATCTCGAAATCGGCGCGGGTCTCGGTGCCCTGGCGGGCAAAACATGGCGCATCGGTCTCATGGGTCACGCCAGTCGGCAGCGGAACGTCATTCTCTGCCTTAATGCCCTGGAAACCGCATTAAAAGCCGAGGGCTACGCCCTGGACAGCGGCGCCGCCGTAGAGGCCGCGAGCGACTATTATCAGTCATTGACCGGTAGCTGA
- a CDS encoding metal-dependent hydrolase gives MDPVSQGALGAALPQSLARAEHTGLAMLCGIAGGMAPDLDVLIRSSNDPLLFLEYHRQFTHSLVFIPVGALMVGFTLWAVFGRRRAWSFRETYVFSLLGYATHALLDACTSYGTLLFWPFSDQRFAWNNVSIIDPLLTLPLIGLIILSRFRRRRWPAALGMLWVVAYLSAGVVARDAAEDVGRKIARSRGHDPLVVEAKPSFANLLLWKTIYRQGNDYFVDAVRLGREPVIYPGSTVPALDLRRDLPWLQANSLQARDVERFRWFSMGYLALDPRFPDQVMDIRYSMLPNEILPLWSIQLDKGAQGSQHVRYRVSRERGPDTFQRLWRMIRGLPLKDTPGDSPAGLGGAQLPVND, from the coding sequence ATGGATCCCGTAAGTCAGGGGGCTTTAGGCGCGGCGCTGCCCCAGTCCCTCGCGCGGGCTGAGCACACAGGACTCGCCATGCTCTGTGGTATCGCGGGGGGCATGGCTCCGGATCTCGATGTGCTGATCCGCTCCAGCAATGACCCCTTGCTGTTTCTGGAATATCACCGCCAATTCACCCATTCGCTGGTGTTCATTCCCGTCGGTGCCTTGATGGTGGGGTTCACGCTCTGGGCTGTTTTCGGTCGCCGACGCGCCTGGAGCTTCAGGGAGACCTACGTTTTTTCCCTCCTGGGCTATGCGACCCATGCGCTCCTGGACGCCTGCACCAGTTACGGCACCCTGTTGTTCTGGCCGTTTTCGGATCAGCGCTTTGCCTGGAATAACGTGTCCATCATTGACCCGCTTCTGACCTTGCCGCTTATCGGGCTGATCATTCTGTCCCGGTTCAGGCGCCGTCGCTGGCCCGCAGCCCTGGGCATGCTCTGGGTGGTGGCTTACCTGTCCGCTGGGGTGGTAGCGAGAGACGCCGCCGAGGATGTGGGGCGAAAGATTGCCAGGAGTCGCGGGCACGATCCCCTCGTGGTTGAAGCGAAACCCAGTTTCGCCAATCTCCTGTTGTGGAAAACCATTTATCGGCAGGGGAATGACTATTTTGTCGATGCCGTGCGTTTGGGGCGGGAGCCGGTGATTTACCCGGGCTCTACGGTACCCGCCCTTGATCTGCGCAGGGACCTGCCCTGGCTCCAGGCGAACTCCCTCCAGGCCAGAGACGTGGAACGCTTTCGCTGGTTCAGCATGGGCTATCTGGCCCTGGATCCGCGTTTTCCTGATCAGGTGATGGACATCCGCTATTCGATGCTGCCTAACGAAATTCTGCCCCTCTGGAGTATTCAGCTGGATAAGGGGGCCCAGGGCAGCCAGCACGTGCGCTATAGGGTGAGCCGCGAGCGCGGCCCCGATACCTTTCAGCGTTTGTGGCGCATGATCAGAGGGCTCCCTCTAAAAGATACTCCGGGGGACTCTCCTGCGGGCCTCGGGGGCGCTCAGCTACCGGTCAATGACTGA
- a CDS encoding translocation/assembly module TamB domain-containing protein, translating to MRRRLLRYLALGVLLLIPLLPLWLVATTSGLNQAIQFAQARLPLVAENPEGSLWRGVSLDALRYQGDGLDLTIKNVNLRVRWLCMLRSTLCIDEASAGSVKLVIEERESEDAVSLKAPLPWLPFLLDINSLAVQELRIVRGDNEELVRKLTLSGEVGKRQALVAQLAGEHAMVAWDGGGTLSRKGAWDLALEVSLRSAALSGWPENLTTDYAISGTGDLDSLEGTVSALDDSLSLALALDRGLDGRVDLVGSLDGAAILLPQLPAYPDIGLEGPLAFEAQLADLQNLRASFRQQVVGLTPRAASLGVSLEQSAGFWTLEEAVLGDDPEPLLRVAGALGELSYLSPVLSFEANNFRVPLRPDQPRIVLSGSGQGRFTLSDPLGSFALSTLSMTVLEGETLWSVAGDLQASDFPLLPAGKLRGRRGELPFSYERSASPGAAATLDLPEGLPGEELRVSALQARLTPGDVAQLDLNAEGDLRGDLDIALQRSSSGVEFEIQPFVLYLRDEAILANAPLVGAWHSEDAAIALEAFCLQWRANTACSENASLGQQGELNVSVQIDEELQGAISEKPFSLEARGAGATKIVWGDGALEEAVFDLAFDRLSIDPYMYEGTANPIEWEEARAFGTLRPDLRELTLDLQSARLGAVYLTLNEAGADLNGTLRTRGLDLASLDDLLPEWSLRSGSIEADMSIKGSRGDPQLFGKLLLQNAAARHPDIDTTLSDLRLALDARGDAFSIDGSALLGGAPLTLAGNCCDDGTLEAVLKGEKNELLLPTLGVEALLSPQLNLRLNRESVHVGGEVTVHRGVFEHAGPADEAIEVSEDFYRIDIPQAPARRFDVTVDLRALIEPGFTLRSKELEATLSGDLKVNIQPRLPPALYGDLQVLGGELRAYGQVLRLTEGSVGFVGDPVNPALNLSAERRIRAEDLRVGFHVRGSLEEPTFEMFSDPVRSERDTLSYLLRGRGPDAGASMDGTAMALSLGASAINQSGALESLNSIPGLSGVSLGAEGSDDDMAATISAYVGERLYLSYGVGIYEPVNALTARLYLRSRLWLEVVSRLESSFDLYYRFDIE from the coding sequence TTGAGACGCCGTCTTCTTCGTTACCTCGCTCTCGGCGTATTGCTCCTCATTCCTTTGCTACCACTCTGGCTTGTCGCGACTACCTCGGGTCTGAACCAGGCGATACAGTTTGCCCAGGCGAGGCTGCCCCTTGTTGCGGAAAACCCCGAAGGCTCGTTGTGGCGGGGTGTTTCCCTCGATGCCCTGCGTTACCAGGGTGATGGTCTGGATCTGACCATCAAAAATGTCAATCTGCGCGTCCGCTGGCTCTGTATGCTAAGAAGCACGTTGTGCATCGACGAGGCATCTGCAGGCAGCGTAAAACTGGTCATCGAGGAGCGCGAGAGCGAGGACGCCGTGTCCCTCAAAGCGCCTTTGCCCTGGCTTCCCTTTTTGCTGGATATCAACAGTCTGGCAGTACAAGAGTTGCGCATAGTGAGGGGCGATAATGAGGAATTGGTAAGAAAGCTGACCCTGTCCGGCGAAGTGGGCAAGCGTCAGGCCCTCGTCGCGCAACTGGCGGGCGAACACGCCATGGTCGCCTGGGACGGGGGCGGAACCCTGAGTCGTAAGGGTGCCTGGGACCTGGCGCTGGAAGTCTCCCTGAGGTCCGCAGCTCTATCGGGCTGGCCCGAGAATCTCACTACGGATTACGCCATCAGCGGTACTGGCGATCTCGATTCCCTCGAGGGAACGGTCAGCGCCCTGGACGACTCCCTGTCCCTGGCGCTGGCCCTTGATCGTGGGCTTGATGGCAGGGTGGATCTGGTCGGTTCTCTCGACGGAGCGGCCATACTGTTGCCGCAGCTCCCGGCCTATCCGGATATTGGGCTGGAGGGCCCCCTGGCTTTTGAAGCTCAGCTTGCGGATCTTCAAAATCTTCGGGCCTCGTTTCGCCAGCAGGTAGTGGGGCTGACACCCCGGGCAGCAAGCCTGGGGGTGAGCCTCGAGCAATCAGCCGGTTTCTGGACTCTTGAAGAGGCCGTGCTGGGTGATGACCCAGAGCCTTTGCTGCGCGTCGCAGGCGCCCTGGGTGAACTCTCGTACCTCTCACCGGTGCTGAGTTTTGAGGCGAACAATTTTCGCGTTCCCTTGCGCCCGGATCAGCCCCGGATTGTTCTGAGCGGTTCCGGGCAAGGTCGATTTACCCTGAGCGATCCCCTGGGAAGTTTTGCGCTGAGCACGCTCTCAATGACAGTTCTTGAAGGAGAGACGCTGTGGAGCGTTGCTGGCGACCTGCAGGCCAGCGACTTTCCGCTGCTCCCTGCGGGGAAGCTCCGGGGCCGTCGCGGGGAGCTGCCATTCTCCTACGAGCGATCGGCGAGTCCCGGCGCAGCAGCGACCCTTGATCTCCCCGAGGGACTCCCCGGCGAGGAGCTTCGCGTATCGGCGCTTCAGGCACGGCTTACCCCCGGTGATGTTGCACAGCTGGACCTCAATGCCGAGGGCGACCTGCGCGGCGATCTGGATATTGCATTGCAGCGGAGCAGCAGTGGAGTCGAGTTTGAAATCCAGCCCTTTGTGCTGTACCTCCGCGATGAGGCGATCCTTGCGAATGCGCCCCTGGTCGGTGCCTGGCATTCGGAGGATGCCGCCATAGCCCTGGAAGCGTTTTGCCTCCAGTGGCGCGCTAACACGGCGTGTTCGGAGAACGCCTCCCTGGGCCAGCAGGGGGAGTTAAACGTATCGGTGCAGATTGATGAAGAACTCCAGGGAGCGATCTCCGAAAAGCCTTTTTCTCTGGAGGCGAGAGGGGCGGGCGCTACGAAGATCGTCTGGGGCGACGGTGCCCTTGAGGAGGCTGTATTTGACCTGGCTTTTGATCGTCTCTCCATCGACCCGTATATGTACGAGGGAACAGCCAATCCCATCGAGTGGGAAGAGGCGCGGGCCTTCGGCACCCTGCGACCCGATCTACGCGAGCTCACTCTTGATCTGCAGTCCGCGCGTCTCGGCGCGGTTTATCTGACCTTGAATGAGGCGGGGGCTGATTTGAATGGCACCCTGCGAACCCGGGGTCTTGATCTGGCATCCCTTGATGATCTGCTCCCGGAATGGAGCCTGCGCAGCGGCAGCATCGAAGCTGACATGAGCATTAAAGGTTCCCGCGGTGATCCGCAGCTCTTTGGGAAGTTGCTGTTGCAGAACGCGGCAGCCCGTCATCCGGACATCGACACGACGCTCTCGGATCTGCGCCTTGCCCTGGATGCCCGTGGCGACGCATTTTCCATCGACGGCAGTGCCCTGCTGGGAGGAGCGCCCTTAACCCTCGCCGGCAACTGCTGTGACGACGGTACTTTGGAAGCGGTGCTGAAGGGCGAGAAAAATGAGCTGCTGCTGCCGACCCTGGGTGTCGAGGCGCTCCTCTCTCCGCAGCTGAATCTGCGGCTCAACCGGGAAAGCGTCCACGTGGGCGGGGAAGTCACGGTGCACCGCGGCGTGTTTGAACATGCCGGACCTGCGGACGAGGCGATCGAAGTATCCGAGGATTTTTATCGCATAGATATTCCCCAGGCACCGGCCCGGCGTTTTGACGTGACGGTGGACCTTCGTGCTCTCATTGAGCCGGGATTTACCCTGCGATCCAAGGAGCTCGAGGCGACGCTCTCCGGGGACCTCAAGGTCAATATCCAGCCGCGACTGCCTCCGGCGCTTTATGGGGATTTGCAGGTGCTGGGGGGGGAATTGCGCGCTTATGGCCAGGTATTGCGCCTTACGGAGGGCAGCGTGGGTTTTGTGGGGGATCCTGTGAATCCGGCTCTCAATCTCAGCGCCGAGCGGCGTATACGCGCTGAAGATCTCCGCGTCGGTTTTCACGTTCGCGGCAGTCTCGAAGAGCCCACCTTCGAGATGTTCTCGGACCCCGTGCGTTCCGAGCGTGACACCCTGTCCTATCTTCTGCGAGGGCGGGGGCCCGATGCGGGGGCGTCCATGGACGGTACCGCCATGGCCCTGTCCCTGGGCGCATCGGCAATTAACCAGTCCGGCGCCCTGGAATCCCTGAACTCCATTCCGGGGCTGTCCGGCGTGTCTCTGGGGGCTGAGGGTAGCGACGATGATATGGCAGCCACCATCAGTGCCTATGTGGGTGAGCGCCTGTACCTGAGCTACGGCGTGGGCATCTATGAGCCGGTTAATGCCTTGACGGCGCGTCTTTATCTGCGTTCGCGTTTGTGGCTGGAGGTGGTGAGCCGCCTCGAAAGCTCTTTTGATCTTTACTATCGCTTCGATATCGAGTGA
- a CDS encoding autotransporter assembly complex protein TamA, which translates to MILALRKALITVFSLLLSYGAAADGLRYKVEGVNKEVRENIRAYLGESPSERGAVERFLSTAPLLAAKALEALGYYEHEIDLQVDREGDPWRATLFVVPGEPLRYTAVSVRLLGEGADDGSLSAVVDARSPKPGDPLHHGRYTDLKRELLQVARRRGYFDAAFAENRVDLDVARQQATLSLIFDAGPRYRFGAVSLDEAVMDPGLLERLLPFKTGEPYEQRLLLELRQRLLRLGYFGSVTVLPDLPKRSLPTVPIDIALTKAPRHSYEVGVGFSTDTRQRLSLVWQSPRLNRWGHSQETALRWSPVNPQARVTYSIPLDDPANDVLQLIARLEDNEFGDLESEQQEFRLRRERTKDGTVRSVQVRALRERWGVFENNFDAGFILAGASLSSRYRRGDAVDPRSGVSQFYSLEGASADVGSDEDLLRLYGSVHGVRRFNERWRAVGRLEAGMLWTSSEEPQDLPPSLAFFAGGDNSIRGYAYQSLGREVSIRREGDPQPDRLVVGGTRLLTGSLELQRYFSQSWRGAVFVDAGDAFDSGDFETNVGLGIGVHYLSPVGALRLELANPVSDSDGSWRVHINIGAEF; encoded by the coding sequence ATGATTCTTGCCCTGCGCAAAGCGCTAATCACTGTCTTTTCGCTTCTCCTGAGTTATGGCGCTGCCGCTGATGGCCTGCGTTACAAGGTTGAGGGCGTCAATAAGGAAGTCAGGGAAAATATTCGTGCGTATCTGGGGGAATCTCCGAGTGAACGGGGCGCTGTCGAGCGGTTTCTGAGCACGGCTCCGTTGTTGGCAGCCAAGGCCCTGGAAGCCCTGGGCTATTACGAGCATGAAATCGACTTGCAGGTGGATCGCGAAGGAGATCCCTGGCGGGCGACGCTGTTCGTCGTGCCGGGAGAGCCTCTTCGTTACACCGCCGTGTCCGTACGTCTGCTGGGAGAGGGCGCCGACGATGGGAGCCTGTCCGCCGTTGTAGATGCCCGCTCGCCAAAACCGGGCGACCCCTTGCACCATGGACGCTACACCGACCTCAAGCGGGAACTCCTGCAGGTGGCCCGACGTCGGGGCTACTTTGATGCCGCCTTTGCGGAAAACCGTGTGGATCTGGATGTAGCGCGGCAACAGGCGACGCTGTCCCTGATTTTTGATGCGGGCCCCCGCTATCGTTTTGGCGCTGTCAGTCTGGACGAAGCGGTGATGGATCCGGGGTTACTGGAGCGCCTCCTGCCCTTCAAAACGGGCGAGCCCTATGAGCAGCGCCTGCTTCTTGAACTGCGTCAGCGTCTTTTGCGTCTCGGGTACTTCGGCAGTGTCACAGTCCTGCCGGACCTTCCCAAACGCAGTCTGCCAACGGTCCCCATTGACATCGCTTTGACAAAGGCGCCGCGCCACAGCTATGAAGTGGGTGTGGGTTTCAGCACGGATACCCGGCAGCGCCTGTCCCTTGTCTGGCAGAGTCCACGCCTCAACCGCTGGGGGCATAGTCAGGAGACAGCGCTTCGCTGGTCGCCCGTTAATCCCCAGGCACGCGTGACCTACAGTATTCCCCTGGATGATCCGGCAAACGATGTTTTGCAGCTCATCGCTCGTCTTGAAGACAATGAATTTGGCGATCTTGAGAGTGAGCAGCAGGAGTTCCGCCTTCGCCGGGAGCGCACCAAGGACGGCACGGTTCGCAGTGTGCAAGTCCGAGCCCTCAGGGAGCGTTGGGGCGTTTTTGAAAATAATTTTGACGCCGGCTTTATCCTGGCGGGCGCGAGTCTCTCATCCCGTTACCGACGGGGCGATGCCGTAGATCCCCGAAGCGGCGTGAGTCAGTTTTACAGCCTTGAGGGCGCATCGGCGGATGTTGGCTCGGATGAGGACTTGTTGCGGCTCTACGGCAGTGTGCACGGGGTGCGGCGTTTTAATGAGCGCTGGCGTGCGGTGGGTCGCCTGGAGGCCGGCATGCTCTGGACCAGTTCCGAGGAACCCCAGGACCTTCCGCCATCCCTGGCGTTCTTCGCCGGCGGTGACAACAGCATCCGTGGTTACGCCTATCAGTCCCTGGGCCGGGAAGTGAGTATTCGCCGCGAGGGCGACCCTCAACCGGATCGCCTGGTGGTGGGCGGGACCCGTCTCCTCACGGGGTCTCTCGAGTTGCAGCGTTACTTCTCCCAAAGCTGGCGGGGCGCGGTGTTTGTTGATGCAGGTGATGCTTTCGATAGCGGTGATTTTGAAACTAATGTGGGTCTGGGTATCGGCGTGCATTACCTTTCTCCCGTAGGTGCCCTACGTCTGGAGTTGGCAAACCCCGTATCCGACAGTGACGGCTCCTGGCGGGTTCACATCAACATTGGAGCAGAATTTTGA
- a CDS encoding class I SAM-dependent methyltransferase, with translation MGFYERHLLPHFINCACGSKPIMKQREKIVPRAKGVVLEIGIGTGLNLPYYDRDNVERLIGLDPSEASWELAGERADNIGFPIEFIGLPGEEIPLEDNSVDTIVMTYSLCTIPDPVTALRGMGRVLRPGGVLHFAEHGRAPDEAVRRWQNRLDRPWGLIAGGCHLNRDIPRLLSEGGFHSDDQESMYLPSTPRFAGFNVWGSARPA, from the coding sequence ATGGGTTTCTATGAACGTCACCTACTGCCGCACTTCATCAACTGCGCCTGCGGCAGCAAACCCATCATGAAGCAAAGGGAGAAGATTGTGCCCCGGGCGAAGGGCGTCGTACTGGAAATTGGTATAGGCACCGGGCTCAATCTTCCCTACTACGACCGGGATAACGTGGAGCGACTTATCGGCCTCGATCCCTCCGAGGCCTCCTGGGAGCTGGCGGGGGAGCGGGCCGACAACATCGGCTTCCCCATTGAATTTATTGGTCTGCCCGGGGAGGAGATCCCCCTGGAAGACAACAGCGTCGATACCATTGTGATGACCTACAGCCTCTGTACCATTCCTGACCCCGTCACCGCACTGCGCGGCATGGGACGTGTGCTGCGCCCCGGCGGCGTCCTCCATTTTGCCGAACACGGTCGCGCACCCGATGAGGCCGTCCGTCGCTGGCAGAACCGTCTGGATCGCCCCTGGGGTCTCATTGCCGGTGGCTGTCATCTCAACAGGGATATTCCGAGGCTGTTGTCCGAGGGTGGGTTTCACAGTGATGATCAGGAGAGCATGTATCTGCCCAGCACACCCCGTTTTGCCGGTTTCAATGTCTGGGGCAGCGCAAGGCCGGCGTGA
- a CDS encoding asparaginase domain-containing protein has translation MDLHIITTGGTIDKIYFDAKSDYQVGEPVIGELLESMGAQFPYTVESAMRKDSLELTEEDRAAIRQSTERCVEQQVLITHGTDGMVRTGQALKGIPGKTIVLTGALQPAAFKGSDAIFNIGCAIGALQAAAPGVYIAMNGQLFDIDNVQKNLEANRFEVLNA, from the coding sequence ATGGATCTACACATCATCACCACCGGCGGCACCATCGATAAAATCTATTTCGACGCCAAAAGTGACTACCAGGTCGGTGAACCGGTCATCGGCGAATTACTGGAGAGTATGGGAGCGCAATTTCCCTATACCGTAGAGTCGGCCATGCGAAAGGACAGCCTGGAACTTACGGAAGAGGACCGGGCGGCGATCCGGCAAAGCACCGAGCGCTGCGTGGAACAGCAGGTACTCATCACTCATGGCACCGATGGCATGGTCCGCACGGGTCAGGCCCTCAAGGGCATTCCCGGGAAAACCATCGTTCTCACGGGCGCGCTGCAACCCGCTGCTTTCAAGGGGTCCGATGCCATTTTTAACATCGGCTGCGCCATCGGGGCACTGCAGGCAGCCGCTCCCGGCGTTTACATCGCCATGAACGGGCAGCTCTTCGACATCGACAACGTGCAGAAAAACCTGGAAGCCAACCGCTTCGAGGTCCTGAACGCTTAG